From the genome of Aspergillus fumigatus Af293 chromosome 1, whole genome shotgun sequence, one region includes:
- a CDS encoding SWIB/MDM2 domain protein, with the protein MSLSPDVEARYTEVIDSILAKSDLNTISEKRIRKGLQEVVGYDLTPQKAAIKQLIMKRFDIFAEQSGIGGSSDAAASSTAPTSNGQLQNHDSVTPAEPSPPAPSSSPQKRQAESDDQSDPPRKTPPAKKKKPDHDIDADALYAAKLQAEENMRARPTRGASARRSAPVKKKAKAKTSKKVKAEDDSDLDSGSETKKEVNRSGGFHKPLNLSPALSALLDGETTLSRPQTVKRLWQYIREHNLQDPNDRRHIRCDDAMRAVFKQDRIHMFTMTKILNQNLYSPDE; encoded by the exons ATGTCGC TATCCCCCGACGTTGAGGCCCGATACACAGAGGTCATAGATTCAATTCTTGCAAAGAGCGACTTGAATACCATTTCCGAGAAGCGCATTCGCAAAGGCCTTCAGGAAGTGGTTGGCTATGATCTCACTCCTCAGAAG GCTGCGATTAAGCAGCTTATCATGAAAAGGTTCGATATATTTGCGGAACAAAGCGGCATTGGAGGGTCTTCTGATGCGGCTGCATCATCGACCGCCCCTACTTCCAACGGTCAACTACAGAACCATGATTCAGTAACACCTGCAGAGCCCTCACCTCCTGCTCCGTCCTCGTCCCCTCAGAAGCGTCAAGCGGAGAGCGACGACCAGTCCGATCCACCAAGAAAGACCCCCCcggcaaagaagaagaagccggaCCACGATATCGACGCAGATGCCCTCTATGCTGCCAAATTGCAAGCAGAGGAGAACATGCGGGCTCGACCGACTAGAGGTGCCAGTGCTCGTAGGTCAGCAccagtgaagaagaaggcgaaggccAAAACCTCCAAGAAAGTCAAAGCGGAGGACGATTCGGATCTTGACTCTGGTTCTGAAACAAAGAAGGAAGTGAACCGATCTGGCGGTTTTCAC AAACCGTTGAACCTGTCTCCAGCGCTTTCAGCACTGCTGGACGGCGAGACTACG CTTTCCCGTCCTCAAACGGTAAAGAGACTCTGGCAATATATTCGTGAACACAATTTACAAGATCCAAACGACCGACGTCATATTCGTTGCGACGACGCCATGCGCGCTGTTTTCAAACAAGATCGCATACACATGTTCACGATGACCAAGATCCTCAATCAGAATCTGTACAGCCCGGACGAATAG